In the genome of Acipenser ruthenus unplaced genomic scaffold, fAciRut3.2 maternal haplotype, whole genome shotgun sequence, the window TAGAGTGGTTAGGGGAGCAGTGGCAGAGAGAGGACGGGAGAGagtgggaggaggggagaggcagaggtatgaggttagaggggttaggggagcagtggCAGAGAGAGGACGGGAGTTGGGACAGagtaacagggatgtgagagacggTCATAGCaagacaggtgagacagataagTACAGTAGTGGGAGCAGAAgcggtggggagggggggggggggtacagaccTGTGTAGTAGTTggtgtcttccagagcgctgctaggttcagctaggctagctgtctattatactaactagatggataaaagctgtgtgtaaaccaatcaaattacaaatcaacctctattcaatttaaccacactcacctggtactaatcacaacagTAGAGCATctaattaaaacaccacctttgtaatgttacttaaatactgccaatgttaagagttggaatgaggcctctagtaacCACTGGGAGAGATCTGAAAAAGGTCCTTGCTATACCTTTCCTcgctcggactgccacagctcagactgcccttggacatatggcccttagactgccacagctcagtctgtccttggacgtgtggcccttagactgccacagctcagactgttCTTGGACGTGtgacccttagactgccacagctcagactgttcttggacatgtggcccttagactgccacagctcagactgcccttggacatgtggcccttagactgccacagctcagactgtccttggacgtgtggcccttagactgccacagctcagactgcccttggacatgtggcccttagactgccacagctcagactgtccTTGGacttgtggcccttagactgccacaacTCAGACTgtccttggacgtgtggcccttagactgccacagctcagactgtccttggacgtgtggcccttagactgccacagctcagactgtccttggacatgtggcccttagactgccacagctgaGACTgtccttggacgtgtggcccttagactgccacagctcagactgtccTTGCatgtgtggcccttagacggcTGGCGCTTAGAATGGTTGGCGTTgtaagacactgtttgccaagttatactatcctgtaggcctaGAGCCGTATACTTAACACAAAATTCTAATCAACCTCGCAATTCAACAAAGCCCAGCACAGTTTACAAAATAATTGTTAAAGGCAGGGATAGTTACCCCAGCAACAACGATTTAACTATCAAATTAAATACGATCTACTTATCTGGTTATATGTTGAGTCGCTCAGAAGCAGCATTGGAGTACAGAAAaggagcagagacacacagcatGTGTGGCCTCAGTTGCAACAAATTAATCAGGCAAACAAAACTCATTCCATGTCTTCAATACATACACGGTAAATGAAACTACCTTGCTCTATAAAAACAGACCGACCTGCTCACTATCAAGTTGTTTTCAGATCAGGGTGCCATTGTCCGCAGCATCCCATTCATTTTGTTACAGTATATTGGTTGCACAGTGATGTAGGGCCTATGGGAGACCCCACCTATGTACTAGAAACAGTACTTGAGGTAGACATCTTGTGAAAGTGAAAAATTGTTGCCAGAATGTAAACATTGAAAATAGAAATGTCGGAAACAAAATGTATAGATTTGTAATAACACATGGGAAATATTAAGCTATAATTTTAACTTTGTCTTCTCTGtataaacgttttttttattattattattaattgtatttattagttAAACTCTCTTatacattacttttttaaaatagacatgcttgtatttatttatttatttatttatttaatttttcaaaactTTTGAAAGTAGCAGAATTTTTCTGGTAATTTCTaatgtacaaaatattttttttacatcccgAAACTACATTAAGTCagagtataaaataaaaaaaaaacaacagcaaactaGTAAATGTGAGGTATCCACCACCttatttaaacacaaactattacaattttcaaaataaatacagatctgtgtattttgtattttactttttccCTTTAAAATATAATTCTGTTAAGTCTGGCCTTTTGCAGATAGCCATGCAGAGGTTCAGGCAGGAAGCTCACTTTTAAGCTAGattaaaattgtaaacatcaagcatattaggcTCCCTTATTATCAGAACATGCTAACGGCTCGGCTTTATATattacctcaatccattcgtcCTGCTGTACGTCAgagttctcctcctcctccccagccttcaCCCGTTTTTtcgcttccctacagtcagcctctccactatcagcaaactaaactttgggcaggggtacctcgaagggcAAGACATAGACCAAAGATGTAATGGAAATATGTATAATGTTGTATTTGTTGTCTAAACTAAAGTCCTACATTGGGTCGGGTACCTGCGGCTCGGGTTCGGGTCAGAATGTGAACTTTTCTGTTTTgtactataaattattatacagtacatttctcAAAAAGATGCAGGGGAATGAATctggtttacagcttttatttgtgtccatcAGTCcaactatttttcaaactcaacacaatgaatgaaccttagtattcagactctagtaacagagtaataaaaaaaaataatgcaagtcttaattTTATATTGTGATGATTTCTTGCTTCTGGTTGCTCTCTATGACTGTATTTTATAGTCTTCCACCCACtaccaggtattattattattattatttatttcttagcagacgcccttatccagggcgacttacaattgttacaagatatcacattatacattatttcacattatacagatatcacattattttttcatacaattacccatttatacagttgggttttttactggagcaatctaggtaaagtaccttgctcaagggtacagcagcagtgtcccccactggggattgaaccacaaccctccggtcaagagtccagagccctaaccactactccacactgctgtgttatgttatttaaacactgtatgtttaaataacataacaCCGACAACAGTAGTATAGTTACCCTCCGtgggttgtatttattttttgaaaaacaaaacctaaactaAACACTTATTTTCCTCCAAACTAAACAGGGGCAGGCTAATTCTGCTTACCCTGAAACAAACTATCCATTCAGTTTTGTTACCTCAGGTTTGGTCTCTTATCTTTGTTCTCCAATCCCCCATGGTTCTTCATCTGCTTGTTTTATCTATGTCTCACAGGTGTCCTTCATTACCCAAACAATTAAGCCATTAACCCATTTTGTAAGGCCTTTAGCAATATGGCTGCTGGTTCCACCAgttccttcaccaagatggagtgggttcaataaatgcagggggaaaagtGCGGAATAccctccccaaacgaaagactcacgcGCCACCTATGGTCTCAAAATGACATCCTATTCCTTTCGAGACATCTGTAATTTGTTTTGAGACAGCTCtgtttattttaagatatttctaaattacttcctgttcatttgaaggtATCTGCCCCCTACAGGTGTGATGCAGGTGTAGCACTTCACCTGGATACAGTATAATAAAGCTCCATTCTGTTTCCTTCCAGCAAATCAAAGACCAGGCGACGATGGACAGTTTAATGGAAAGCCTGGATACTGACCCTGACTCGGAATGTGACTTTCAGGAGTTCATGACCTTCATCGCCATGGTGACCATCGGCTGCCATGAGTTCTTTGAACACCACGAAGATGAGTAACAAACTCacccaccatatatatatatataaatcattctAGTTAAAATGCACTGCAGACTTGTAACCCTTTCACCTGCCTTAACCTGTATACAAGCCTATTGATGAAGCTTAATAGATGGTAATGCCTTTGGACCTGGTTTGAACCTTGGCTGGCTGGTGCTGTTAtgttttaaattgttgtttttaatttctgtGGTGTTTACAGCAACTGTGGTACACCATAATATCTTAAAATCTTTCCAGTTTGCGGTCAATaagcaaaaaaaatatgtagGGATTGCACTGTACATTTTTCTACATCTCTAAGAAATGCAGCCATtctaaaaaagaaacatttatatGAGAAGTCAGGCCATCACACATAGCTGACATGATAGGTGATATTAAGAATGCTTTGGAGTGGTGTTGGAAAGTTTAAAAATGCTATTTTCCCTTGCCTTATGTTTTAAGTCACGTGTAGAATTAGCAAGATTAATCTGACGGTTTATTTTCTAACGTTGCTGGCCACCTTTACCGATAAATAGAACCTTTTTTTAGTCTGTTTCTATATTTGCATTGCCTTCCTTCACCGTTAAGCCAGCTGTGTTCAATGGCATAAGACACTTCTTATCAAAATGTTGGTCTAATTAGACAAGAAGAAATTGCATCTGGTATTATATTAGTCTCACTGTTCTGTGTTTAACACACTAGTGGATTGTTGCTATGTTATGAATGTTTCAAGCACCTCTGTATATGCAGACACTTTATTTGCCCTTCATCTCATGGCTTTGGTTTGCAACGTATTGCATTTCCAGTGTTGATGTGTTGGCCAGGCAAGGTCATGTAAACAGATTAGGAGTGTGTGCTGATAACCTTGGTACCTTATGCCAAGCACTTGTTGAATGTTTTAAGACTGAAATGAATGACAATTGAGCTTGCAATGTATCCTTGTCACAAGGATAGTGTCACAACAGTGTTACTGACAATGCATAAATGCCTAATTTTATATTACTGGTACATTATAACTTTGTAGCAAATTTAATTCAAGCTAGAATTTGGCTGAAACGTATGTCCCTTTAATGTGATTAGGAATGGAAAGCATAGCTAGCAGATAAGCTTTGGAAGACTGTCTGCTTGTATTAAGATCATTAATAAAATGGTCAGTGCAAATACAGAACTGGTTTCTGGTGTGTCTATGTGTCTGTTTCCATGTATCATATCCAGTATTTAAGCACATACTACAAGACTGCTGTATGATTGTTTTCCCCTGTTCTATGACAATATCAAACAAAGAAGGGCATTCATCAAATATAACATTGTGTTTGCAAGCATCTCATAAGCCTTTAATAAAATCAGAGGAATTCAGGTTCAGGTCCTGGCTGTGGCCGATCTCAgctgtggattattattattattattattattattattattattattattattattattattattaatttcttagcagactccttacccagggcaacttacagttgtatacaaacaGTACATaccaagaattacagtacaattaagagcaagatatgaaatacaatgacttcagtcctaataagagcaaatacaaaacacagtacgatttgaaatcagggcagttcaagagtaGATAACaatgttgatagttacatcagggttagatacgagtgcaggtgaaatacaaaatactacagattgggttaagtgcaggattaaatacagtaaaatagggagcagatgagtgtaagttaaagtgcattaaaggcagagtgctatattgtccagaagggaagagttgagttttaaaggtgttgtctgaagaggtgtgtcttgaggaggcactggaaggtggtcagggactgggcagtcctgacacccgtaggaaggtcattccaccactgcggggcaagggtggagaaggagcgggctctggaggcaggggagcgtaaaggagccagtcttctagtgcaggcggagtggagagttcgagtgggggtgtagggagagatgagggtcaggaggtaactgggtgcaagagtcttgaactggatgcgagcggtgatcgggaggcagtggagtgagcggagcagtgggaGTAGCGTGGGATTCTGGCCAggagggaattattattattattattattatttatttcttagcagacgcccttatccagggcgacttacaattgttacaagatatcacattatacattatttcacattatacagatatcacattatttctacatacaattacccatttatacagttgggtttttactggagcaatctaggtaaagtaccttgctcaagggtacaacagcagtgtcccccactggggattgaacccacaatcctctggtcaagagtccagagccctaaccactactccattgCAGTAGTCtaagcgggagagtaccaggacgaggagttgcgtggagtagttggtgaggaagagtTGGATTCTTCGTATGAAATGCAGCGGTCAGAGAGgtagaaccaggccagagcagtgctgGAGATACCCAGGTCAacaagagaggataggagaatagagtaatcaacagtgtcaaaggcagcagaggtcaaggagaattaggacagaggagagaaaggcagtgacagacaggagagcagatTCAGTGGagtagagaggaagggtaagagggaaacaggacggtagttctggagggaggtggggtcgagtgtagattttttgaggagggggggtgatagaggcttgtttgagacagagggaaagaggccagagaggagaggtGTTGAGATGAAGGTGAGTAGAGCAGGAGccgcagcttgaaagaggtgagtggggaaggGGTCCAGGAcgcacatggtgggtttgtgaccctggaggagggaggagaggtcagtctgagaggggagagaaggaggagaaggagggtgagttagtaaggagacagagggtgttgggttgggggaggaagaggtgttaaagagtttgcggatatcagagattttagaggagaagaaataGGCAAAGTCATCAGAAGAGAtagaggatagaggagggaggaggggagggggggaggattGAGGAGGAAGGAGAAGGTAGAGGATCatttccgggggttgttagtggaggattggataatagattggaaataggagtgcttagcagaggagagagtagaggagaaggaggagagagggagcggtagaggtctagggaagcagggagtttggttctcttcatttcttttcagcagagcgcagttctgTTCTTGCTGCGCGgtgcacagaggagagccagggttggggaggggaggggcgggcaggtcaaaaggtgaggggacagagggagtcgaggtaggaggtgagggaggagaagagggtggaagtAGCAGAGTCtatagagagttgggagaaggagtcgagaggacagagggagagagagagtggaggttacagcgggaggtgacagtgaaaaagatatgaaatagtgatcagagaggtccagaggggtgacagagagggtggaggggcagcaggccctggagaagatgagatccagttgacagccagctttgtgggtaagAGGGATGGACGGAGAaattgaaggagtgaaggagaggaaggaatctggcagagtgggtggggttggagagttg includes:
- the LOC131735024 gene encoding protein S100-B-like, translated to MSDLENSMAAIIDVFHKYSGKEGDKHKLKKSELKDLINNELASFLGQIKDQATMDSLMESLDTDPDSECDFQEFMTFIAMVTIGCHEFFEHHEDE